The Alphaproteobacteria bacterium genome has a window encoding:
- the hutI gene encoding imidazolonepropionase: protein MIKENYQLWLCKKIATANPKLKSPFGLINQGAIVTYQNTIEWVGSIDTLPLFYQDKIETTHSLNDFLITPAFIDCHTHLVYAGDRSEEFNLRLQGYDYKKIADMGGGIMSTVYQTRQAADKDLLRLSHQRINSLIQQGVTIIEIKSGYGLDYETEIKILKIIQSLNEISSCNLVPTFLGAHTVPPEYAGKADLYIDFIIEEVLPMLIKKKLTNIVDGFCEKIAFSFQQIDKLFTAAKKLGFAIKLHADQLSDSQGALLAAKHFALSADHLEYSTEKGLKAMAISKTVAVLLPAAFYYLNEKQKPPLNLIRQFKIPMAIATDSNPGTAPTTSLLLMMNMACILFGLTPEEAFAGVTLYAAQALGLNKKYGSIEPGKHADFALWNIETPNQLCYEIGTNPCVGTVKNARFIYKTF, encoded by the coding sequence ATGATAAAAGAAAATTATCAATTATGGCTATGCAAAAAAATAGCCACAGCAAATCCTAAGTTAAAATCACCATTCGGTCTTATTAATCAGGGTGCTATAGTTACATATCAAAACACCATTGAGTGGGTAGGCTCTATAGATACTTTGCCTTTATTTTATCAAGATAAAATTGAAACAACACATAGTTTGAATGATTTTCTTATAACCCCTGCTTTTATTGATTGCCACACCCATCTTGTCTATGCAGGCGACAGATCTGAAGAGTTTAATTTAAGATTACAAGGATATGATTATAAAAAAATTGCCGACATGGGTGGTGGTATTATGTCGACTGTTTACCAGACAAGACAGGCAGCTGATAAAGATTTATTAAGGCTTTCTCATCAAAGAATAAATAGCTTAATTCAACAAGGTGTTACCATTATCGAAATAAAATCAGGTTACGGATTGGATTACGAAACTGAAATAAAAATATTAAAAATTATTCAGTCCCTCAACGAAATTTCATCTTGCAATTTAGTCCCCACTTTTTTAGGTGCGCATACTGTACCACCAGAATATGCAGGCAAAGCCGATTTATATATTGATTTTATTATTGAAGAAGTCTTACCCATGTTAATTAAAAAGAAATTAACAAATATAGTAGATGGTTTTTGTGAAAAGATTGCTTTCTCTTTTCAACAAATAGATAAACTATTCACAGCGGCAAAAAAGTTAGGATTTGCTATAAAATTACATGCTGATCAACTTTCAGATAGTCAAGGAGCTTTACTTGCAGCTAAACATTTTGCACTTTCAGCAGATCATTTAGAATATAGCACAGAAAAAGGTCTTAAGGCTATGGCTATATCTAAAACTGTTGCTGTACTTTTACCTGCAGCTTTTTATTATTTAAATGAAAAGCAAAAACCCCCTCTTAATCTTATACGCCAATTTAAAATACCTATGGCCATAGCAACTGATTCAAATCCTGGTACAGCACCAACAACATCATTATTATTAATGATGAATATGGCATGCATATTATTTGGATTAACACCTGAAGAGGCTTTTGCAGGTGTTACCTTATATGCAGCCCAAGCACTAGGATTGAACAAAAAGTATGGAAGTATAGAACCGGGAAAACATGCTGATTTTGCCTTATGGAATATCGAAACACCCAATCAACTATGTTATGAAATAGGTACAAATCCTTGTGTGGGAACTGTGAAAAATGCACGATTTATTTATAAGACTTTTTAA
- a CDS encoding sulfurtransferase TusA family protein, producing MFQQKKITYFDAQGMKCPLPVLRVRKIMQSMFDGEQIHITVDDPKAPDDFKHFCHQTGYKLIQIDTEEKVSIIILQK from the coding sequence ATGTTTCAGCAAAAAAAAATTACATATTTTGATGCTCAAGGTATGAAATGTCCTTTACCTGTACTTAGGGTACGTAAAATAATGCAATCTATGTTTGATGGGGAGCAAATTCATATAACAGTTGATGATCCTAAGGCACCTGATGATTTTAAGCATTTTTGTCATCAAACTGGGTATAAATTGATACAAATTGATACAGAAGAAAAAGTATCAATTATTATACTTCAAAAATAA
- a CDS encoding formimidoylglutamate deiminase — MKTLFASMALLSTGWAKDVVIEINSKGIITKLTSNSSYKSNYEQCNGPVLPGMPNVHSHVFQRMLAGLAEQKIESKKDTFWSWREKMYYLVNHLTPDQIHVIASQTYVEMLKSGYTSVGEFHYLHNNRDGAPYQDIAEISNYLIEAATYTGIGMTLLPVLYSWGGFGQTPLSQAQKRFSLSLDQYLNLIEKLYNQYRDSSKINVGFAPHSLRAVSPDLLDEIVKFQQKKYENLPFHIHVAEQIQEVEQALYYLKNRPIAWLLERYPVGNSWCFVHATHSSDNEINSLIRSKIIVGLCPTTEANLGDGLFSAHKYINQGGTMAIGSDSQISINPIEELRWLEYGQRLINQQRILLIGSDTSLALNLWKKSVEGGARALARSIGGLQVNNQADLIILNNKNPNLYNKTYNQLIDSFIFSTNYNAVQDVMVSGKWVVKNFYHDKEEEIFEKFKGILLLYNGL; from the coding sequence ATGAAAACACTTTTTGCTTCTATGGCATTATTATCAACAGGTTGGGCAAAAGATGTTGTCATAGAAATTAATTCAAAAGGTATAATTACTAAACTGACATCTAATAGTTCGTATAAGTCTAACTATGAACAATGCAATGGTCCTGTTTTACCAGGTATGCCTAATGTTCATTCACATGTTTTTCAAAGAATGTTAGCTGGCTTAGCAGAACAGAAGATTGAGAGCAAAAAAGATACTTTTTGGTCTTGGCGAGAAAAAATGTATTATCTTGTTAATCATTTAACGCCGGATCAGATTCATGTGATAGCATCTCAAACTTATGTTGAAATGTTAAAATCTGGTTATACCTCAGTGGGGGAGTTTCATTATCTCCATAACAATAGGGATGGTGCACCTTACCAAGATATAGCTGAAATTTCTAATTATTTAATTGAAGCCGCAACTTATACAGGCATAGGTATGACTTTGTTACCAGTTTTATATAGTTGGGGTGGTTTTGGTCAAACACCTTTATCACAAGCTCAAAAAAGATTTTCTCTTTCCTTAGATCAATATTTGAATTTAATAGAAAAACTATATAACCAATATAGAGATAGTTCTAAAATTAATGTTGGATTTGCTCCTCACAGTTTACGTGCTGTATCTCCTGATTTACTTGATGAAATAGTCAAGTTTCAACAAAAAAAATATGAAAATCTTCCTTTTCATATTCATGTAGCTGAGCAAATACAAGAAGTGGAACAAGCTTTATATTATTTAAAAAACCGTCCAATTGCGTGGTTATTAGAGCGTTATCCTGTGGGAAATTCTTGGTGTTTTGTACATGCGACCCATAGTTCAGATAATGAGATCAACAGTTTAATAAGATCTAAAATAATTGTTGGATTGTGTCCCACAACAGAGGCAAATTTAGGGGATGGTTTATTTTCTGCACATAAATATATAAACCAAGGTGGCACTATGGCGATTGGTTCTGATAGTCAGATTTCTATTAATCCTATAGAAGAATTAAGATGGTTAGAATATGGGCAGAGATTAATAAATCAGCAAAGAATTTTATTGATAGGATCTGATACTTCACTTGCCTTAAATCTCTGGAAAAAATCAGTAGAAGGTGGGGCTCGGGCTTTGGCTAGGTCTATCGGCGGACTTCAAGTCAATAATCAAGCAGATCTTATTATTTTAAATAATAAAAACCCAAATTTATACAATAAAACATATAATCAATTAATAGATAGTTTTATTTTTTCAACTAACTATAATGCGGTTCAAGATGTTATGGTTTCTGGTAAATGGGTTGTAAAAAATTTTTATCATGATAAAGAAGAAGAAATTTTTGAAAAATTTAAAGGAATTTTATTATTATATAACGGCCTGTAA
- a CDS encoding amino acid permease, translating to MTDHKSSIHYQKVDNDYFNKRELRRHARVWSLWALGVGAVISGHFSGWNLGLAAGGFGGFFIAAIIIAIMYLGLSYSLAEMSPALPHTGGAYSFARASMGPWGGFITGLAENIEYVLTPAVIVFFIGSYLGTIFGTDPSFQPLWWLAGYIVFVTLNVIGVELSFRISVIVTLLALTVLAVFWISAIPHFDFTKWALNIGVNPEGQAIQLAEGGGSFLPFGVKGIFASLPLAVWLFLAIEQLPLAAEESHDPQKDMPKGLLLGIATLIFSAFMTLFLNSSIGVTSADGQSSGAFYLGTSGEPLLDGFRAIYGTQTSAASILALCAVIGLIASFHTIIFAFGRQIYSLSRAGYFPRSLSITHGKRKTPHLALITGAAVGFLVMIVIWLTVGEEHRNTFIGGILLNMAVFGAMISYIMQGVSFILLRKKMPHIKRPYVSPFGVTGAVLTIIIAAVTIFFQFQDPLYRDGVIGVLIWYIAGILYFAAVGRKHLVKSPEEEFALEQQAKVLVNP from the coding sequence ATGACTGATCACAAAAGCAGTATACATTACCAAAAAGTTGATAATGATTACTTTAATAAGCGTGAATTACGCCGGCATGCAAGGGTATGGTCACTTTGGGCCCTAGGTGTGGGTGCTGTTATATCTGGACATTTTTCAGGGTGGAATTTAGGTCTAGCTGCAGGTGGTTTTGGCGGTTTTTTCATCGCAGCCATTATTATTGCCATTATGTATTTAGGATTATCTTATAGCCTTGCTGAAATGTCCCCGGCTTTACCTCATACCGGTGGGGCTTATTCTTTTGCCCGTGCCTCTATGGGTCCTTGGGGTGGTTTTATAACTGGACTTGCGGAAAACATTGAATATGTCTTAACACCAGCTGTTATTGTTTTTTTTATTGGAAGCTATTTAGGAACTATTTTTGGGACAGATCCTAGTTTTCAACCTTTATGGTGGCTTGCTGGATATATTGTTTTTGTTACTCTTAATGTGATTGGCGTTGAACTATCTTTTCGTATTTCAGTTATTGTCACTCTTTTAGCTTTAACAGTTTTAGCAGTATTTTGGATTAGTGCTATTCCCCATTTTGATTTTACAAAATGGGCATTAAATATTGGTGTTAATCCAGAAGGTCAAGCCATTCAATTGGCTGAAGGCGGTGGTTCCTTCTTACCATTTGGGGTTAAAGGTATTTTTGCTTCACTACCTTTAGCTGTTTGGTTATTTTTGGCTATTGAACAATTACCTTTAGCAGCTGAAGAATCTCATGATCCACAAAAAGATATGCCCAAAGGTTTATTATTAGGTATAGCCACTTTAATCTTTTCAGCTTTTATGACCTTGTTTTTAAATAGCAGCATTGGGGTAACATCAGCTGATGGACAAAGCTCTGGGGCCTTTTATCTAGGAACTTCAGGCGAACCATTACTTGATGGATTTCGTGCAATTTATGGAACACAAACAAGTGCCGCAAGCATATTAGCCTTGTGTGCTGTTATTGGATTAATTGCCAGTTTCCATACAATTATCTTTGCTTTTGGTAGACAAATTTATTCTTTATCACGCGCTGGATATTTTCCCCGTTCTCTTTCAATTACGCACGGGAAAAGAAAAACTCCCCACCTTGCCCTTATTACAGGTGCTGCAGTGGGTTTTCTTGTTATGATTGTTATTTGGCTTACGGTTGGAGAGGAACATCGCAATACATTTATCGGCGGCATTCTTCTAAATATGGCTGTATTTGGTGCTATGATTTCATACATTATGCAAGGCGTTTCCTTTATTTTATTAAGAAAAAAGATGCCCCATATTAAAAGACCTTATGTCAGCCCGTTTGGGGTAACTGGTGCGGTATTAACAATTATTATTGCCGCAGTCACTATTTTCTTTCAATTTCAAGATCCGCTTTACCGCGATGGGGTTATAGGCGTTTTGATCTGGTATATAGCTGGTATCCTTTATTTTGCAGCTGTTGGCAGAAAACATTTAGTAAAGTCACCTGAAGAAGAATTTGCTTTAGAACAACAAGCTAAAGTTTTAGTTAATCCTTAA
- a CDS encoding urocanate hydratase: protein MKNTYQLNKRHIRATRGIELQTKNWLIEAALRMLMNNLDPEVAEDPDNLVVYGGIGKAARNWECFDQIVHTLHSLSPDETLLIQSGKPVGVFQTHTNAPRVLIANSNIVPHWANWEKFNELDKAGLIMYGQMTAGSWIYIGSQGIVQGTYETFVALGKKHYQGQLAGRWILTAGLGGMGGAQPLAATMAGASILVIECDPTKIERRLETKYLDYQATNLDQALDMIQKSCSEKKPLSIGLLGNAAEILPEILKRNIKPDVVTDQTSAHDPINGYLPIGWTLDQARQARLTNPSAINHAARESIAKHVEAMIAFQQQGIPVFDYGNNIRQVALDQGVKNAFIFPGFVPAYIRPLFCRGIGPFRWVALSGDPEDIYKTDECVKKIIPHDQHLHHWLDTAKRKIQFQGLPARICWVGLGDRAKLGLAFNAMVRQGILKAPIVIGRDHLDSGSVASPNRETESMKDGSDAISDWPLLNALLNCASGATWVSLHHGGGVGMGFSQHAGMVIVADGSKEAEERIARVLTNDPATGVMRHADAGYDIAIQCAKEKNLHLPMIKKL, encoded by the coding sequence ATGAAAAATACCTATCAGCTTAATAAACGCCATATTCGCGCCACACGTGGGATAGAACTTCAAACTAAAAATTGGTTAATAGAAGCTGCTTTAAGAATGCTCATGAATAATCTTGATCCAGAGGTAGCAGAAGATCCAGATAATTTAGTGGTTTATGGTGGTATTGGAAAAGCAGCAAGAAATTGGGAATGTTTTGATCAAATTGTTCATACTTTACATTCTTTATCCCCAGATGAAACATTATTGATTCAATCAGGCAAACCTGTAGGTGTTTTTCAAACCCATACCAATGCCCCGAGAGTACTTATTGCAAATTCCAATATTGTACCCCATTGGGCAAATTGGGAAAAATTTAATGAATTAGATAAAGCTGGATTAATTATGTATGGACAAATGACAGCTGGTTCATGGATTTATATTGGTAGCCAAGGTATCGTGCAAGGTACATATGAAACATTTGTTGCGCTTGGCAAAAAACATTATCAAGGCCAATTAGCTGGCCGTTGGATCTTAACCGCAGGACTTGGGGGTATGGGTGGGGCACAACCGCTCGCTGCAACAATGGCTGGCGCATCTATTTTAGTGATAGAATGCGATCCAACTAAAATTGAAAGACGTCTTGAAACTAAATATTTAGATTACCAAGCCACCAATCTTGATCAAGCATTGGATATGATCCAAAAATCATGTTCAGAAAAAAAACCTTTATCTATCGGCTTATTAGGTAATGCTGCTGAAATATTACCCGAAATTCTAAAACGTAATATAAAACCTGATGTGGTCACCGATCAAACAAGTGCTCACGATCCAATTAATGGGTATTTACCTATTGGCTGGACGCTAGATCAAGCACGCCAAGCAAGATTAACAAATCCTTCAGCTATTAACCATGCCGCACGTGAATCAATTGCCAAACATGTTGAAGCTATGATTGCATTTCAACAACAAGGTATTCCTGTCTTTGATTATGGTAATAATATTAGACAAGTTGCCCTAGACCAAGGTGTAAAAAATGCTTTTATTTTTCCTGGTTTTGTTCCTGCTTATATTAGGCCTTTATTTTGTCGTGGCATTGGACCTTTTCGCTGGGTTGCATTGTCCGGTGACCCAGAGGATATATATAAAACAGATGAATGCGTAAAAAAAATTATTCCTCATGATCAACATTTACATCATTGGCTTGATACAGCAAAAAGGAAGATTCAATTCCAAGGATTACCCGCAAGAATCTGTTGGGTTGGATTGGGAGACAGAGCAAAATTGGGATTAGCTTTTAATGCAATGGTTCGCCAAGGTATACTTAAAGCACCCATTGTTATTGGAAGAGATCATCTTGATTCAGGTTCTGTTGCAAGCCCTAATCGTGAAACAGAAAGTATGAAAGATGGATCAGATGCAATATCAGACTGGCCATTATTGAATGCTTTATTAAATTGCGCTTCTGGTGCGACATGGGTCAGCTTACATCATGGCGGGGGTGTTGGCATGGGCTTTTCACAACATGCAGGCATGGTTATTGTTGCAGATGGTAGCAAAGAAGCAGAAGAAAGGATTGCCCGTGTTTTAACTAATGATCCAGCCACCGGGGTTATGCGCCACGCAGATGCCGGTTATGATATTGCTATTCAATGTGCCAAGGAAAAAAATCTTCATTTACCTATGATCAAAAAACTATAA
- the topA gene encoding type I DNA topoisomerase: MNIVIVESPAKAKTINKYLGKDHIVIPSFGHVRDLSVGNNSVRPHEEFNMDWEIDERGEKQLKQIIEAIRSAHNLILATDPDREGEAISWHIRQELEKRKNVNLNKIKIQRVVFYEITQPAVLKAMAEPRELDQNLIDAYLARRALDYLVGFTLSPLLWRKLPGSKSAGRVQSVALRLICERETEIELFRPQEYWSVNVSLETVQAKKFNARLTHLNGKKLEKFDLSNSTQAHHAAEIIKNSKKLIIKTIDKKTVQRHPLPPFTTSTLQQESSRKLGLSAMQTMRLAQKLYEGVDLKGETVGLITYMRTDSVNLSQEALLASRKYIEQHCEKNYLPAQQRHYKSSIKNAQEAHESIRPTDIFRHPKEIGKILQDDEARLYELIWKRTVASQMASAVMDQVAVDIQDHNHTFQLRANGSILTFDGFLSLYQEDFDDPNDDDNESSILPAMLEGQEVYQKDIQPKQHFTLPPPRFTEASLVKKLEELGIGRPSTYASILQVLQNRSYVKLEKKRFIPEDNGRLVTTFLINFFEHYFAYDFTASLEQQLDDITNERISWKNVLKNFWSSFSTLNKDEHKEVLLSVEEAINNLDKMLGKRSDIIDVMNDSLGPYLFPQTDPNTNPRACPACSDGILSIKLSKNGSFIGCSNYPNCTYTRSLHFGTTTDNSETNLDTQPKILGHDPNTQEPISLRKGPYGFYVQLSEVTEDKKKPKRIALPKTLAPSDLTLDQALILLSLPRDIGIDPQTNEMITAGIGRFGPYLKRGDSYISLKNDDVLTIGLNRAVILFNEKPAKSKTTKQGKTVGTHPDDQKAITYHEGRFGPYLKYGKNNIKLPEGINFDNIDIDKALDVINSSMSKKNNIATTSKKKTTPKKKATSKK, encoded by the coding sequence ATGAATATTGTTATTGTCGAATCACCTGCTAAAGCAAAAACCATAAATAAATATTTGGGCAAGGATCATATAGTTATCCCAAGTTTCGGCCATGTTCGCGATTTATCTGTAGGAAATAACTCTGTACGTCCTCATGAAGAATTTAATATGGATTGGGAAATAGATGAACGGGGTGAAAAACAATTAAAACAAATTATAGAAGCTATTCGTTCAGCACATAATCTTATTTTAGCAACAGACCCTGATCGTGAAGGTGAGGCCATTTCATGGCATATCAGGCAAGAATTAGAAAAAAGAAAAAACGTAAATCTTAATAAAATCAAAATCCAACGTGTTGTTTTTTATGAAATTACACAACCTGCTGTTCTTAAAGCTATGGCCGAGCCAAGAGAATTAGATCAAAATTTAATTGATGCTTACTTAGCACGAAGAGCTCTCGATTATCTAGTTGGGTTTACTTTATCCCCTTTATTATGGCGAAAATTACCTGGCAGCAAATCCGCGGGACGTGTTCAATCTGTTGCTTTAAGATTAATATGTGAACGAGAAACTGAGATCGAATTATTTCGTCCTCAAGAATATTGGTCTGTCAATGTAAGTTTAGAAACAGTTCAGGCAAAAAAATTTAATGCGAGATTAACCCATCTTAATGGAAAAAAACTTGAAAAATTTGATCTTTCAAATTCTACACAAGCTCATCATGCTGCAGAAATAATAAAAAATTCCAAAAAATTAATCATTAAAACTATTGATAAGAAAACTGTCCAACGACACCCTCTCCCACCCTTTACAACATCAACGCTTCAACAAGAATCTTCTCGTAAACTTGGGCTAAGTGCTATGCAAACTATGCGGTTAGCTCAAAAACTTTATGAAGGCGTTGATCTTAAAGGAGAGACAGTTGGTTTAATTACTTATATGCGAACTGATAGCGTCAATTTATCACAAGAAGCTTTACTTGCGTCACGTAAATATATTGAACAACACTGTGAAAAAAATTATTTGCCTGCACAACAGCGTCACTATAAATCATCTATCAAAAATGCCCAAGAAGCCCATGAATCAATAAGGCCAACAGATATTTTTCGGCATCCAAAAGAAATTGGTAAAATTCTTCAGGATGATGAAGCACGGCTTTATGAACTTATATGGAAACGAACTGTCGCAAGTCAGATGGCTTCTGCTGTCATGGATCAAGTTGCTGTTGATATACAGGATCATAATCATACCTTTCAATTAAGGGCTAATGGATCAATTTTAACTTTCGATGGGTTTCTTTCTTTATATCAAGAAGATTTTGATGATCCAAATGATGATGATAATGAAAGTTCAATTTTACCAGCTATGCTTGAAGGGCAAGAAGTGTATCAAAAAGATATACAACCCAAGCAACATTTTACCTTACCACCACCACGTTTTACAGAAGCAAGTTTAGTAAAAAAATTAGAAGAGCTAGGTATAGGCAGACCCTCTACTTATGCGTCGATTTTACAAGTTCTTCAAAATCGTTCTTATGTGAAATTAGAAAAGAAAAGATTCATTCCTGAGGATAATGGTCGTTTGGTTACAACTTTTTTAATTAACTTTTTTGAACATTATTTTGCGTATGACTTTACAGCATCATTAGAACAACAACTTGATGATATAACCAATGAAAGAATATCTTGGAAAAATGTTTTAAAGAATTTTTGGTCCTCCTTTAGCACCCTTAATAAAGATGAACATAAAGAAGTTCTGTTATCGGTTGAAGAAGCTATTAATAATCTTGATAAAATGCTGGGTAAAAGAAGTGATATTATTGACGTTATGAATGATAGTCTTGGGCCCTATTTATTTCCACAGACTGATCCAAATACCAATCCTCGTGCTTGCCCTGCCTGTAGTGATGGAATATTAAGCATTAAATTAAGTAAAAATGGTTCTTTCATTGGTTGTTCAAATTATCCAAATTGTACATACACAAGATCCTTACATTTTGGGACAACAACAGATAATTCAGAAACCAACCTAGACACCCAGCCTAAAATTTTAGGCCATGATCCAAATACTCAAGAACCTATTAGTTTAAGAAAAGGTCCCTATGGTTTTTATGTGCAGTTAAGTGAAGTAACTGAAGATAAAAAAAAGCCAAAAAGAATAGCTCTACCTAAAACTCTTGCACCAAGCGACTTAACTTTAGATCAAGCATTGATTTTACTTTCATTACCCCGTGATATTGGTATAGATCCACAAACCAATGAAATGATTACTGCGGGCATTGGACGGTTTGGGCCTTATTTAAAAAGAGGTGATTCATATATCTCGCTCAAAAATGATGATGTTCTAACTATAGGACTTAATCGGGCAGTTATTTTATTTAATGAAAAACCTGCCAAATCTAAAACCACTAAACAAGGCAAAACTGTTGGAACACATCCTGATGATCAAAAAGCAATTACTTATCATGAAGGGCGCTTTGGTCCTTACTTGAAATACGGAAAAAATAACATTAAATTGCCAGAAGGGATAAATTTTGATAATATTGATATAGACAAAGCACTTGATGTTATTAATAGTTCTATGTCAAAAAAGAATAACATTGCTACTACTAGTAAGAAAAAAACTACGCCGAAGAAAAAAGCTACATCTAAAAAGTAA
- the hutG gene encoding N-formylglutamate deformylase, giving the protein MMEIYNYQSGSSPLLISIPHAGYYIPDAIKVRMTPAGRSSLDTDWYVDKLYNFVKEQNISLLHANYSRYVIDLNRPPDQTVLYPGLHNTELCPLTRFDGMPIYLLGQEPSKHEIELRLKHYWFPYHNKIKQVIDDIINQYGFAIILDAHSIKSSVPSLFKGILPDINFGTNDNKTLPIEIINLLSDVIIQNGQYSHVINGRFKGGYITRNYVNLKRNIFTLQIELSQILYMNETPPFIYDDKKALNLQAVLNKIIDVLLQQADIFKKSYK; this is encoded by the coding sequence ATGATGGAAATTTATAATTATCAATCTGGTTCGAGCCCTTTATTAATTAGCATTCCTCATGCCGGGTACTATATACCTGATGCAATTAAAGTACGTATGACGCCAGCTGGGCGTTCTTCTTTAGATACAGATTGGTATGTTGATAAATTGTATAATTTTGTAAAAGAACAAAATATTTCTCTTTTGCATGCTAATTATTCCCGCTACGTTATTGATCTTAATCGTCCGCCAGACCAAACTGTACTTTATCCTGGATTGCATAATACTGAACTATGTCCGCTAACTCGTTTTGATGGAATGCCTATTTATCTTTTAGGTCAAGAACCAAGTAAACATGAAATAGAATTAAGACTTAAACATTATTGGTTTCCTTATCATAATAAAATTAAACAAGTGATTGATGATATAATTAATCAATATGGCTTTGCTATTATTTTAGATGCCCATTCCATAAAATCATCTGTTCCATCTCTTTTTAAAGGAATATTACCTGATATTAATTTTGGAACTAATGATAATAAAACTTTACCTATAGAAATTATAAATCTGCTCAGTGATGTTATTATACAAAATGGTCAATATAGTCATGTTATAAATGGCCGATTTAAAGGTGGGTATATTACAAGAAATTATGTTAATCTAAAACGGAATATTTTTACCTTACAGATAGAATTATCACAAATCTTATATATGAATGAAACACCACCTTTTATTTATGACGATAAAAAGGCATTAAATTTACAAGCAGTTTTAAATAAAATTATAGATGTATTATTACAACAAGCAGATATTTTTAAAAAGTCTTATAAATAA
- a CDS encoding TAXI family TRAP transporter solute-binding subunit, whose amino-acid sequence MRIAICFILSAVPIYMAWSQITGQDIKFFRIGTGASGTSFFPLGGIIALAISNPPGSRECTQNLACSVPGLIAVAQTSKGSISNIEGLTTKQFESGLSQSDIALWAFQGEKLFQDKGVISKLRAIASIFQETVHIFVRADSNISSIMQLKGKKISIGEQNSDSYLTSKLILEAYNLTEPLITLDYSNAKAGLDKLQSKEIDAIFILGGTPLPIVNDYVQASSLKLLSIDGEQAEKFRSQYPFFSIDIIPGGTYRGISNTVTLSIATLWLTSSDMPEDLVYQITKSLWYKITNKKIDENNPIGKKIKIETALVGIPVPLHPGAARFYTELQKLAK is encoded by the coding sequence GTGCGTATAGCAATATGTTTTATTTTATCTGCCGTACCAATTTATATGGCATGGTCACAAATTACAGGACAAGATATAAAATTTTTTAGAATTGGAACTGGTGCTAGCGGAACATCTTTCTTCCCACTAGGTGGCATTATTGCGTTAGCAATCAGTAATCCTCCTGGCTCTAGAGAATGCACGCAAAATTTAGCATGTAGCGTTCCTGGTTTAATTGCTGTTGCTCAAACAAGCAAAGGATCAATTTCTAATATTGAAGGATTAACAACTAAACAGTTTGAATCTGGATTAAGTCAATCCGATATAGCATTATGGGCTTTTCAAGGTGAAAAGCTTTTTCAAGATAAAGGTGTAATTTCGAAATTACGCGCTATTGCCAGTATTTTTCAAGAAACGGTTCATATTTTTGTTCGGGCTGATTCAAATATCAGTTCTATTATGCAACTGAAAGGGAAAAAAATTTCTATAGGTGAACAAAACTCGGATAGTTATTTAACAAGCAAATTAATTTTGGAAGCCTATAATTTAACTGAACCTTTAATTACTTTAGATTATAGTAACGCCAAAGCTGGATTAGACAAATTACAATCTAAAGAAATTGATGCTATTTTTATTTTAGGAGGTACGCCACTTCCTATAGTTAATGATTATGTGCAAGCCTCTTCACTTAAATTATTATCAATTGATGGTGAACAAGCAGAAAAATTCCGATCTCAATATCCTTTCTTTTCTATTGATATTATTCCGGGTGGAACTTATCGGGGCATATCTAATACGGTAACGTTAAGTATTGCCACATTATGGCTTACTTCTTCAGATATGCCAGAAGATCTTGTTTATCAAATTACTAAAAGTTTATGGTATAAAATTACCAATAAAAAGATTGATGAAAATAATCCTATTGGAAAAAAAATAAAAATTGAAACAGCTTTAGTTGGAATTCCTGTTCCACTTCACCCTGGTGCTGCAAGATTTTATACTGAATTACAAAAGCTTGCAAAATAA